A part of Sediminispirochaeta bajacaliforniensis DSM 16054 genomic DNA contains:
- a CDS encoding carbohydrate ABC transporter permease: protein MDNVITNPDPQFVGLAHYKEVLSDAIFRSSVLHTLFFAFFSVLFHLILGMLFANLLNADINPSLRAVLRVIFIFPWLFTPAIIAIIWRLILDPLGIVNYILASIGAISGVVEWLSNEKTALLVLTFINIWNGYPFYMVSLLAGLQGVPNQQYEAALIDGANGRQRFLFITIPHLMPIILSLSILDFIWTMQVFPLIWMTTGGGPGHATEVMATYTYKLTFLQFEFSKASASAMVILLLSMLMSIFYVRQQRIR, encoded by the coding sequence ATGGATAATGTCATCACCAATCCTGATCCCCAATTCGTGGGGCTGGCGCATTACAAAGAGGTTCTATCTGATGCCATTTTTAGATCCAGCGTTTTGCATACACTCTTTTTTGCTTTTTTTAGTGTTCTGTTTCACTTGATATTGGGCATGCTGTTTGCAAATCTGCTGAATGCTGATATTAATCCCTCCCTGCGAGCGGTATTACGTGTTATCTTCATTTTCCCCTGGCTGTTCACGCCGGCAATTATCGCCATTATCTGGCGACTTATTCTCGATCCTCTTGGAATCGTAAATTACATATTGGCAAGCATCGGCGCCATTAGTGGTGTTGTTGAATGGCTGAGCAACGAAAAAACAGCACTTCTTGTTTTAACCTTTATCAATATATGGAACGGTTACCCTTTTTATATGGTCAGCCTTTTGGCGGGGCTTCAAGGCGTCCCCAACCAGCAATACGAAGCTGCTTTGATCGACGGTGCCAACGGACGGCAGCGTTTCCTGTTTATCACAATTCCTCATTTGATGCCCATCATATTGAGTCTTAGTATTCTTGATTTCATATGGACGATGCAGGTCTTCCCGCTTATTTGGATGACAACAGGCGGTGGTCCCGGTCATGCGACGGAAGTGATGGCGACATACACGTATAAGCTGACATTCCTGCAGTTTGAATTCTCGAAAGCATCAGCATCGGCGATGGTGATATTGTTGCTGTCGATGCTTATGTCGATCTTCTATGTGCGGCAACAAAGGATACGGTGA